In the Phaseolus vulgaris cultivar G19833 chromosome 7, P. vulgaris v2.0, whole genome shotgun sequence genome, one interval contains:
- the LOC137828630 gene encoding protein REVEILLE 6-like isoform X1, translating to MVSKNSNPSEASYMDPSAMSLLPFATAVTATDALENPAKKTRKPYTITKSRESWTEQEHDKFLEALQLFDRDWKKIEAFVGSKTVIQIRSHAQKYFLKVQKNGTSEHLPPPRPKRKAAHPYPQKASKNVPVLSQVSGSFQSSSALLEPGYIIKHDSSAMLKTPIINTAWSNNSRQKSANLLHGHKVNSCCSNSESPRAQLVGESNGQGNNIHPLRVLPDFSEVYGFIGSVFDPNVTGHLQKLKRMDPIDVETVLLLMRNLTINLARPEFEDHRRLLASYEVEPESDKYYNNADRNMLDLQLKSVT from the exons ATGGTATCTAAAAACTCCAACCCCTCTGAGGCTTCTTACATGGACCCTTCTGCTATGTCGCTCCTCCCTTTTGCGACGGCTGTCACCGCCACCGATGCCCTTGAGAACCCTGCTAAGAAGACTCGCAAACCTTACACTATCACCAAGTCTAGGGAGAGTTGGACCGAACAGGAGCATGACAAGTTCCTAGAAGCTCTGCAGCT ATTTGACCGTGACTGGAAAAAGATTGAAGCATTTGTTGGATCAAAGACAGTTATCCAG ATACGTAGCCATGCTCAGAAATACTTTCTAAAAGTTCAGAAGAATGGGACAAGTGAACATCTTCCTCCACCCAGACCAAAAAGAAAAGCTGCTCATCCATATCCTCAGAAAGCTTCAAAAAATG TTCCAGTGCTCTCACAAGTGTCAGGATCCTTTCAATCTTCATCGGCTTTGCTTGAACCAGGATACATAATAAAGCATGATTCTTCGGCAATGCTTAAAACTCCTATTATTAACACTGCCTGGTCAAACAACTCTCGGCAGAAATCCGCCAATTTATTGCATG GGCACAAGGTGAATAGTTGTTGCAGTAACAGTGAAAGTCCAAGAGCACAGTTGGTTGGTGAATCTAATGGTCAAGGGAATAATATCCATCCATTGAGAG TTCTTCCAGATTTTTCTGAAGTTTACGGCTTCATTGGCAGTGTATTTGATCCAAATGTAACTGGACATCTACAGAAACTAAAACGGATGGACCCTATAGATGTTGAGACG GTGCTATTGTTGATGAGAAACCTGACTATCAATTTAGCAAGACCAGAGTTTGAGGACCAT AGAAGGCTGCTCGCATCATATGAGGTGGAACCTGAGTCAGATAAGTATTATAACAATGCAGATCGAAACATGCTTGATTTGCAGTTAAAGAGTGTTACATAG
- the LOC137829528 gene encoding heavy metal-associated isoprenylated plant protein 39-like — protein MKKVVLKVDVHEDKIKQKVMKVASGISGVESVSVDMNDRKLTLIGDIDPVQVVAKLRKFCHTEIVSVGPTKEEKKEKLKKDDKKKEDKKYSAKEMVADPLKSNENEDQMKSQYNPYYSGTSVEDNPNGCAIV, from the exons ATGAAG AAAGTTGTGTTGAAGGTGGATGTACATGAAGACAAAATCAAGCAGAAAGTTATGAAGGTTGCCTCTGGCATTTCAG GTGTGGAGTCAGTTTCTGTGGACATGAATGACAGGAAATTGACCTTAATAGGGGACATCGATCCAGTACAAGTAGTTGCGAAGTTAAGGAAGTTTTGTCATACAGAAATAGTTTCTGTTGGACCGACAAAAgaggaaaagaaggaaaaacTTAAAAAGGATGATAAAAAGAAGGAAGATAAGAAATATTCCGCAAAAGAAATGGTTGCAGATCCACTCAAGTCCAATGAAAATGAAGATCAAATGAAATCACAATACAATCCATATTACAGTGGCACAAGTGTGGAAGATAATCCTAATGGTTGTGCCATTGTctaa
- the LOC137828630 gene encoding protein REVEILLE 6-like isoform X2: protein MVSKNSNPSEASYMDPSAMSLLPFATAVTATDALENPAKKTRKPYTITKSRESWTEQEHDKFLEALQLFDRDWKKIEAFVGSKTVIQIRSHAQKYFLKVQKNGTSEHLPPPRPKRKAAHPYPQKASKNVPVLSQVSGSFQSSSALLEPGYIIKHDSSAMLKTPIINTAWSNNSRQKSANLLHGHKVNSCCSNSESPRAQLVGESNGQGNNIHPLRVLPDFSEVYGFIGSVFDPNVTGHLQKLKRMDPIDVETVLLLMRNLTINLARPEFEDHAARII from the exons ATGGTATCTAAAAACTCCAACCCCTCTGAGGCTTCTTACATGGACCCTTCTGCTATGTCGCTCCTCCCTTTTGCGACGGCTGTCACCGCCACCGATGCCCTTGAGAACCCTGCTAAGAAGACTCGCAAACCTTACACTATCACCAAGTCTAGGGAGAGTTGGACCGAACAGGAGCATGACAAGTTCCTAGAAGCTCTGCAGCT ATTTGACCGTGACTGGAAAAAGATTGAAGCATTTGTTGGATCAAAGACAGTTATCCAG ATACGTAGCCATGCTCAGAAATACTTTCTAAAAGTTCAGAAGAATGGGACAAGTGAACATCTTCCTCCACCCAGACCAAAAAGAAAAGCTGCTCATCCATATCCTCAGAAAGCTTCAAAAAATG TTCCAGTGCTCTCACAAGTGTCAGGATCCTTTCAATCTTCATCGGCTTTGCTTGAACCAGGATACATAATAAAGCATGATTCTTCGGCAATGCTTAAAACTCCTATTATTAACACTGCCTGGTCAAACAACTCTCGGCAGAAATCCGCCAATTTATTGCATG GGCACAAGGTGAATAGTTGTTGCAGTAACAGTGAAAGTCCAAGAGCACAGTTGGTTGGTGAATCTAATGGTCAAGGGAATAATATCCATCCATTGAGAG TTCTTCCAGATTTTTCTGAAGTTTACGGCTTCATTGGCAGTGTATTTGATCCAAATGTAACTGGACATCTACAGAAACTAAAACGGATGGACCCTATAGATGTTGAGACG GTGCTATTGTTGATGAGAAACCTGACTATCAATTTAGCAAGACCAGAGTTTGAGGACCAT GCTGCTCGCATCATATGA
- the LOC137828043 gene encoding uncharacterized protein translates to MVASWLVHSVSVHIRQSIIWMDKALDVWNDLKARFSQGDLSRISDLQMEASSLNQGDLSVTDYFTKLRIIWDELDNFRPDPICSCNEPSVIIQRKREDQEMQFLRDLNDQYNNIKAHILLMEPVPAITKFFSLVIQQERQFNNSVLVANVKNVTPVTSVNHTSTNTITCSFCGKLGHSESVCFKKNGFPNQDNRGSKFGSNKNICTYGNKIGHTVDVCYKKHGYPSGYRSQYGKSSQSNNVSTTIQEENFGNQDQNKQNNGGDFRITQHQYQILSELLKNVNSSNNQVQVNQVGSLSADHQGQNSVVTGNIQKLKNSNFNEYTWILDSGATDHNSRTKDKIGTVDLVAGLYVFNKTGGRIMSCTTEPSNIWHLRMGHPSDERYTWVFPMHNKSEVRASVVNFIAYA, encoded by the exons ATGGTGGCGTCTTGGCTTGTACACTCAGTCTCTGTTCATATACGTCAAAGCATCATATGGATGGACAAGGCACTGGACGTATGGAATGACCTCAAGGCTCGCTTCTCACAAGGCGATTTATCCCGTATCTCTGATCTTCAAATGGAAGCTTCTTCACTCAATCAAGGTGACCTTTCTGTCACCGATTACTTCACTAAACTCAGGATTATTTGGGATGAATTAGATAATTTTAGGCCTGATCCTATATGTTCTTGCAATGAGCCTTCTGTTATTATCCAAAGAAAAAGAGAGGATCAGGAAATGCAATTTTTACGTGACCTTAATGACcaatacaataatataaaagCACATATTCTGCTCATGGAACCTGTCCCTGCTATTAccaaatttttttctcttgttaTCCAACAAGAACGCCAGTTTAATAATAGTGTTCTTGTAGCTAATGTAAAAAATGTTACCCCTGTTACCTCTGTTAACCACACCAGTACCAATACCATTACTTGTTCTTTTTGTGGAAAGTTGGGTCACAGTGAGAGTGTTTGTTTTAAGAAAAACGGTTTTCCTAACCAAGATAACAGAGGCTCAAAGTTTGgtagtaataaaaatatttgtacttACGGCAACAAAATTGGTCATACCGTTGATGTTTGTTACAAGAAACATGGATACCCTTCCGGGTATAGATCTCAGTACGGTAAGTCTTCTCAATCCAACAACGTCTCCACTACCATTCAAGAAGAAAATTTTGGAAATCAAGATCAAAACAAGCAGAATAATGGAGGAGATTTTCGCATCACTCAGCATCAATATCAAATTCTTTCGGAACTTCTGAAAAATGTTAACAGTTCCAACAATCAAGTTCAAGTCAACCAGGTTGGTTCCCTCTCTGCTGATCATCAAGGTCAGAATTCGGTTGTCACAGGTAATATCCAGAAACTCAAAAATTCCAATTTTAATGAATATACTTGGATTCTGGATTCTGGTGCGACTGATCac AATTCCAGAACCAAGGACAAGATTGGTACAGTTGATCTTGTAGCTGGACTATACGTCTTCAATAAAACTGGTGGCAGGATTATGAGTTGCACTACAGAACCAAGCAACATTTGGCACCTCAGAATGGGTCACCCGTCGGATGAAAG ATATACTTGGGTTTTTCCCATGCACAACAAATCTGAAGTCAGGGCTAGTGTTGTTAATTTTATTGCTTATgcttaa
- the LOC137828631 gene encoding uncharacterized protein, whose product MSQESGTAIFSATSPSDVHVRDPIKRLKISYTREFLLSLDQADIIVKFPYAVDDEEADIFSLRLCVPGRMSTCDPSEAYISPISVEKGKQVVSMTDDCESSTFCRGISVSMKQNPSSPDFHIQRELKLNSFSGSIDGKSSSSCELCLPDEDSLITFDELFLLPDVENLAVVDSSMSSGPERSPSSPREMIEKLVEFILNEESSTPHVEDPTVQHGAGLGCFSHSTHAQQSHVEFCSNHLTPERKDQLDHNRFQINSIDSAIHSFFSHSFPSN is encoded by the exons ATGAGCCAAGAAAGTGGAACTGCAATATTCTCTGCTACGTCTCCTTCGGATGTTCACGTCCGAGATCCTATCAA GCGGTTAAAAATTTCATATACAAGAGAATTTCTTCTCTCCTTAGACCAAGCGGACATCATAGTGAAGTTTCCATA TGCGGTTGATGACGAGGAAGCCGACATTTTTTCTTTACGTTTATGTGTTCCAG GAAGAATGTCAACGTGTGATCCCTCGGAAGCTTATATCTCTCCTATTAGTGTGGAAAAAGGAAAACAAGTCGTTTCAATGACTGATGACTGTGAATCATCTACGTTCTGTAGAGGCATTTCAGTTAGCATGAAGCAAAACCCATCCAGCCCTGATTTCCATATTCAACGGGAGTTGAAATTAAATTCTTTCAGTGGCAGCATAGATGGAAAATCGAGTTCGAGCTGTGAACTTTGTTTGCCTGACGAAGACAGTTTAATTACATTTGACGAACTATTCTTGCTGCCCGATGTGGAAAATTTGGCTGTGGTTGATAGTTCTATGTCTAGTGGCCCTGAAAGGAGTCCAAGCTCACCTCGAGAAATGATTGAAAAGCTAGTGGAATTTATACTCAATGAAGAAAGTTCTACACCACATGTGGAGGATCCAACGGTGCAACACGGAGCTGGATTGGGGTGCTTTTCCCACTCTACGCATGCACAGCAATCTCACGTCGAGTTTTGCTCCAATCATTTGACTCCAGAGAGAAAGGATCAACTGGACCATAATAGATTTCAAATAAACTCCATTGATTCAGCCATACATTCTTTTTTTTCCCACTCTTTCCCATCCAACTAA